The following are encoded together in the Thermovirga sp. genome:
- a CDS encoding B12-binding domain-containing radical SAM protein, translating to GIVLNYHEPAQTFLEGVIARGDRGIADVIEKAWKSGARFDGWSECFDRERWTRAFADAGIDPAEYAGRTRECDEAFPWEVIDAGVSRSFLWAERVRALAGELTTDCRGGTCNLCGWQERDCEGFGGGRWQGSG from the coding sequence CGGGATTGTGCTGAATTACCATGAACCGGCCCAGACCTTCCTCGAGGGAGTCATAGCCAGGGGCGACCGCGGGATAGCCGACGTGATTGAGAAAGCCTGGAAGAGCGGCGCCCGCTTCGACGGCTGGTCCGAGTGCTTCGACAGGGAAAGATGGACGAGGGCCTTCGCCGACGCGGGCATCGATCCGGCGGAATACGCCGGCAGGACAAGGGAGTGCGACGAGGCCTTTCCCTGGGAGGTCATTGATGCGGGCGTCAGCCGTTCCTTCCTCTGGGCGGAGAGGGTGAGAGCCCTGGCGGGGGAACTGACCACCGATTGCAGGGGCGGGACTTGCAACCTGTGCGGGTGGCAGGAGAGGGATTGCGAAGGTTTCGGAGGCGGCCGATGGCAAGGGTCAGGTTGA